Proteins encoded together in one Coffea arabica cultivar ET-39 chromosome 2c, Coffea Arabica ET-39 HiFi, whole genome shotgun sequence window:
- the LOC113731753 gene encoding uncharacterized protein, giving the protein MVDYEIVCSMCGDVGFPEKLFRCNKCRNRFQHSYCSNYYRESSEPIEVCDWCKSEERNSGRHGGSSSRKSSAGNDGGMNSRSDYSGERVKQHDRQEGSERGGKNPSGTPSPRPGTRRYKLLKDVMC; this is encoded by the exons ATGGTGGATTATGAGATAGTCTGTTCCATGTGCGGCGATGTTGGCTTCCCGGAAAAGCTCTTCCGCTGCAACAAGTGCCGCAACCGCTTCCAACACTC GTATTGCAGCAACTACTATCGTGAATCATCAGAGCCAATAGAAGTATGTGATTGGTGTAAAAGTGAGGAAAGGAATAGTGGTCGGCACGGTGGCTCATCGTCGAGGAAATCTTCGGCCGGAAATGATGGGGGGATGAACAGCAGATCAGATTACTCAGGCGAGAGAGTCAAGCAGCACGATCGCCAAGAGGGCTCTGAAAGAGGAGGAAAAAATCCCAGCGGCACGCCTTCCCCCCGCCCCGGAACTCGCAGGTACAAGCTTCTCAAGGATGTAATGTGCTAA